The sequence CCAAAAGCGCCCAAAAGCTGGGGAGCAGTGAAGAGGCATTTGGGGTGTGCAGAGATCTGCAATGGGATGCTCACCCTGGCCTCGTGGATTAGGGTTGGATGGTTGCTAGGAGCGGATCTTGGGATTTGAATGTTCTGTGCTTTTGGGGCAAAGAGGCTGTGGAGAGGAGTGAGTGTTTGTAGCCTTGTGTgtcagccatctccaggcacgCTGCTGAAGTCGCACAAGGCAAATGCTGAGAGGCCTGCCTGAAGAATGGAGATCCCCAGGCCACTGAAGGAAAAGGCCAACTTTGAGACCCTCTTAGCAACCTGAATGTGTCCAAGTGGGTGGCAGATGAAGAGGTGAATGCATGAGTCCTGAGGGAACTTTGAGATGGAGTTGGTAGGCCAATGTGGATGGTTTTTGAAACCTGGTGTCTGTCAGTGGAAGTGGCCAAGAAGTGGTAGATGAGAAATGTAACTCCCTTTCTTagacagggaaaagcagaagagtGTGGGAGCTACGGAGCAGTCAGGCTGAGGTGTGTGTCAGGCAAGAAGATGAGGCTGCTTCTGCGGGAGACTGTGCTAAGGCCAGTGGAGAAGCAAGAGGTGATTGGGAGCAGGGAGCATGGCATTCCAAAGTGCAGAGTCCCCATTCCTGGCGGTTTTGGTGCTGTTCTATGGTTAGGGCTCCACAGTAGTGGTGGAGAGGGGCAAGCCAAGTGACCTCGTGTTCCTGGCTttgtgccaagtgtttgacagtGTCCCACATGACATCCTTGTCTGTGCGTCAGAGAGGCACGGATTGGATGGACGGAGCACGGTGTGGATGAAGCAGATGAGGTGCAGCGGTGCTCTTCAGCAGCCTGTGGGTGTTTTTCCGTTTGGTGCTTCCGTGGTGTTGGGCAAAGACTGGCAGTGTTTttgctcagaggctgctgcaggatgctgcttGGGCAGGGGCCATTGAGACGAGTGGTCGGGGGCTATTTCGAGCAGGGCTTGGAGTCTGTGTTGGGTGGAGATGGCTTTCCCCTGTGGCAGAGAGTGGTTGGGgtgctggagagaggagaggcagTGGCAAGTGTTTTGTCATAAGTCTTTATTTGCCGTGGCATAAATAAGTGAAGaggtataaaaataaatacataagtgattagataaattatataaataaacaaataaataaacatagaAGTCAAGAAATGAATGGAGAAGGTCTTTTGTCCATATGAGTAGGAGCAGCTGAATGGCTGGAGATGCAGCGGTTGAAGGCTGCGGGTGCCGTGCGgttgctgcagggctgtgtgtggtcCCGGGTGAGAGGAGGCGTGGGGTTGGAGGTGGCTTTGGGGCGTAGGTGTGTCTGGGTGTGTGGGTGTTGGCGCTAGCGGCGCATGGTGCGTGTGAGGTTGTGGAGGTGCTGTAGAGAGGCGCGAGCTTCGAGGCGGACGTGGTCCCAGGCGCAGGCGCTGTGGTTGTGGGCGTGCAGGAAGAGGTGGATGTCCCTGAAGTACTTGTTGATGGCGAGCAGCGGGTTGCGTGGTCCTTTGAAGGGCGCGGCGTTGTCGGGGAGGCATTGCTCCAGGTGGTGGATGTGGTGCTGCAGGTCGTTGAGGAGGTGGTTGCGAGCGTGGCTGGGCCAGTGCTGGCGGGTGCTGTTGGAGCTGAGGGTGTGGAAGAGGTGCTGCAGGATGCGCAGGGCGGTGGCGGCGGCTTGGTGCGGCTGCAGGTTGTCGTGGAGCAGGCTGGCGGGGAAGAAGGGCGGCTGTGTCAGGTGGCAGGGCTGCGTGTGGCCGACAGCCATGTCCTGGAGGAGGCGGAGAGCGTCGCCGGGGAAGGTGTCCTCGTGTGTCCAGAGGTGTtggcaggccaggctgctggccagagcggtgaggaggagcaggagcgcCGGGGCGGCGTGCGGCAGGCGTGGCGCTGTGGCTGTGGGCGCAGGCATGGTGAGTCTGTGGGTGCTGTTGGGTGCTGCcgggcaggaggagcctggtGAGGccggctggtgctgctggtggctgtgcttGGGGTGCCCCCGGGTGCGGGGCTTTGTACGCCAGGCAGCTTTCCCTTCATCGCTTTCTGATTGTCCGTAGTTTCTGCCTGTAGTTTCCAGTCTGTCCTGGTGGCTGTATTGGTTTTGGGGAAGTGTTTGGTTGGGGTGTCCGTGGTTGGGGATTGTGGTGGCAGCGGTGTGCCGGGCTTGTGAAAGCTGTGGCTCAGAGGCGTCGGCGTCAGGTGTGGTGGAGAGGGCTCTTGGCTGTTCCCTTTCACCTGCCGGGCCAGCTGTGCGGTgcgtgctgtgctgctgagtcTGTCTTTGTGCCCAAGCATGCTTTCCACCTGCAAAGCCCTGCTTGTGGCTGTGGTcacttttcctttcacttgGTGGCTTGCCTTTATTTTCATCTTAGccactgttttccttttgtggttGCAAGGGGTGTGCGGTGATGTCAGTGGGCGGGCGCTGGCGTTTCCCCTGCTGCGGTCAATGGCCCGAGGCGGTGGCAGTGTTgaaggggctgtgtgtgcacgTGGGCCTTGGAGGCCTGAGTGTGTCCTTGCACGGAGGcaggtgctcctgctgctgtgtttgggagGAGCCGGCACCAAGGCAGGCAAGGAAGGCTCAGTGGAGCGGTtggtgccagggaagggctttGCTCTTACTGTTGTTCTtgctgccatggctgtggcCCTGGAGCAAGGGTCCGCTTTGGAGATCCATGCCTGAGTGGGTGTGGCAGCCACAGGGCCAAAGAGGACTGTCCCCCACGAAAGCAATGGTGGTGTGTTTTGGCATTGCCAGAGCCCTTGCCTGCAAGAGTGTGTCTAGTTGAGGGCTGGTTAGTCCGTGAGAGGTGTGGCATCCTTGGAGGGCATGGCTCTGGAGAGGCACAGGGGTCCAGAGGACCTCAGGTGTGAGCAAGGCTGCGGGGGCTGGGCTTCTGTGGCTGGAGTAGTGAAGGTTTGCCAGTAGCTTCAGATGCCTTTCCAAAAGCGCCCAAAAGCTGGGGAGCAGTGAAGAGGCATTTGGGGTGTGCAGAGATCTGCAATGGGATGCTCACCCTGGCCTCGTGGATTAGGGTTGGATGGTTGCTAGGAGCGGATCTTGGGATTTGAATGTTCTGTGCTTTTGGGGCAAAGAGGCTGTGGAGAGGAGTGAGTGTTTGTAGCCTTGTGTgtcagccatctccaggcacgCTGCTGAAGTCGCACAAGGCAAATGCTGAGAGGCCTGCCTGAAGAATGGAGATCCCCAGGCCACTGAAGGAAAAGGCCAACTTTGAGACCCTCTTAGCAACCTGAATGTGTCCAAGTGGGTGGCAGATGAAGAGGTGAATGCATGAGTCCTGAGGGAACTTTGAGATGGAGTTGGTAGGCCAATGTGGATGGTTTTTGAAACCTGGTGTCTGTCAGTGGAAGTGGCCAAGAAGTGGTAGATGAGAAATGTAACTCCCTTTCTTagacagggaaaagcagaagagtGTGGGAGCTACGGAGCAGTCAGGCTGAGGTGTGTGTCAGGCAAGAAGATGAGGCTGCTTCTGCGGGAGACTGTGCTAAGGCCAGTGGAGAAGCAAGAGGTGATTGGGAGCAGGGAGCATGGCATTCCAAAGTGCAGAGTCCCCATTCCTGGCGGTTTTGGTGCTGTTCTATGGTTAGGGCTCCACAGTAGTGGTGGAGAGGGGCAAGCCAAGTGACCTCGTGTTCCTGGCTttgtgccaagtgtttgacagtGTCCCACATGACATCCTTGTCTGTGCGTCAGAGAGGCACGGATTGGATGGACGGAGCACGGTGTGGATGAAGCAGATGAGGTGCAGCGGTGCTCTTCAGCAGCCTGTGGGTGTTTTTCCGTTTGGTGCTTCCGTGGTGTTGGGCAAAGACTGGCAGTGTTTttgctcagaggctgctgcaggatgctgcttGGGCAGGGGCCATTGAGACGAGTGGTCGGGGGCTATTTCGAGCAGGGCTTGGAGTCTGTGTTGGGTGGAGATGGCTTTCCCCTGTGGCAGAGAGTGGTTGGGgtgctggagagaggagaggcagTGGCAAGTGTTTTGTCATAAGTCTTTATTTGCCGTGGCATAAATAAGTGAAGaggtataaaaataaatacataagtgattagataaattatataaataaacaaataaataaacatagaAGTCAAGAAATGAATGGAGAAGGTCTTTTGTCCATATGAGTAGGAGCAGCTGAATGGCTGGAGATGCAGCGGTTGAAGGCTGCGGGTGCCGTGCGgttgctgcagggctgtgtgtggtcCCGGGTGAGAGGAGGCGTGGGGTTGGAGGTGGCTTTGGGGCGTAGGTGTGTCTGGGTGTGTGGGTGTTGGCGCTAGCGGCGCATGGTGCGTGTGAGGTTGTGGAGGTGCTGTAGAGAGGCGCGAGCTTCGAGGCGGACGTGGTCCCAGGCGCAGGCGCTGTGGTTGTGGGCGTGCAGGAAGAGGTGGATGTCCCTGAAGTACTTGTTGATGGCGAGCAGCGGGTTGCGTGGTCCTTTGAAGGGCGCGGCGTTGTCGGGGAGGCATTGCTCCAGGTGGTGGATGTGGTGCTGCAGGTCGTTGAGGAGGTGGTTGCGAGCGTGGCTGGGCCAGTGCTGGCGGGTGCTGTTGGAGCTGAGGGTGTGGAAGAGGTGCTGCAGGATGCGCAGGGCGGTGGCGGCGGCTTGGTGCGGCTGCAGGTTGTCGTGGAGCAGGCTGGCGGGGAAGAAGGGCGGCTGTGTCAGGTGGCAGGGCTGCGTGTGGCCGACAGCCATGTCCTGGAGGAGGCGGAGAGCGTCGCCGGGGAAGGTGTCCTCGTGTGTCCAGAGGTGTtggcaggccaggctgctggccagagcggtgaggaggagcaggagcgcCGGGGCGGCGTGCGGCAGGCGTGGCGCTGTGGCTGTGGGCGCAGGCATGGTGAGTCTGTGGGTGCTGTTGGGTGCTGCcgggcaggaggagcctggtGAGGccggctggtgctgctggtggctgtgcttGGGGTGCCCCCGGGTGCGGGGCTTTGTACGCCAGGCAGCTTTCCCTTCATCGCTTTCTGATTGTCCGGAGTTTCTGCCTGTAGTTTCCAGTCTGTCCTGGTGGCTGTATTGGTTTTGGGGAAGTGTTTGGTTGGGGTGTCCGTGGTTGGGGATTGTGGTGGCAGCGGTGTGCCGGGCTTGTGAAAGCTGTGGCTCAGAGGCGTCGGCGTCAGGTGTGGTGGAGAGGGCTCTTGGCTGTTCCCTTTCACCTGCCGGGCCAGCTGTGCGGTgcgtgctgtgctgctgagtcTGTCTTTGTGCCCAAGCATGCTTTCCACCTGCAAAGCCCTGCTTGTGGCTGTGGTcacttttcctttcacttgGTGGCTTGCCTTTATTTTCATCTTAGccactgttttccttttgtggttGCAAGGGGTGTGCGGTGATGTCAGTGGGCGGGCGCTGGCGTTTCCCCTGCTGCGGTCAATGGCCCGAGGCGGTGGCAGTGTTgaaggggctgtgtgtgcacgTGGGCCTTGGAGGCCTGAGTGTGTCCTTGCACGGAGGcaggtgctcctgctgctgtgtttgggagGAGCCGGCACCAAGGCAGGCAAGGAAGGCTCAGTGGAGCGGTtggtgccagggaagggctttGCTCTTACTGTTGTTCTtgctgccatggctgtggcCCTGGAGCAAGGGTCCGCTTTGGAGATCCATGCCTGAGTGGGTGTGGCAGCCACAGGGCCAAAGAGGACTGTCCCCCACGAAAGCAATGGTGGTGTGTTTTGGCATTGCCAGAGCCCTTGCCTGCAAGAGTGTGTCTAGTTGAGGGCTGGTTAGTCCGTGAGAGGTGTGGCATCCTTGGAGGGCATGGCTCTGGAGAGGCACAGGGGTCCAGAGGACCTCAGGTGTGAGCAAGGCTGCGGGGGCTGGGCTTCTGTGGCTGGAGTAGTGAAGGTTTGCCAGTAGCTTCAGATGCCTTTCCAAAAGCGCCCAAAAGCTGGGGAGCAGTGAAGAGGCATTTGGGGTGTGCAGAGATCTGCAATGGGATGCTCACCCTGGCCTCGTGGATTATGGTTGGATGGTTGCTAGGAGCGGATCTTGGGATTCGAatgttctgtttgcttttggggCAAAGAGGCTGTGGAGAGGAGTGAGTGTTTGTAGCCTTGTGTgtcagccatctccaggcacgCTGCTGAAGTCGCACAAGGCAAATGCTGAGAGGCCTGCCTGAAGAATGGAGATCCCCAGGCCACTGAAGGAAAAGGCCAACTTTGAGACCCTCTTAGCAACCTGAATGTGTCCAAGTGGGTGGCAGATGAAGAGGTGAATGCATGAGTCCTGAGGGAACTTTGAGATGGAGTTGGTAGGCCAATGTGGATGGTTTTTGAAACCTGGTGTCTGTCAGTGGAAGTGGCCAAGAAGTGGTAGATGAGAAATGTAACTCCCTTTCTTagacagggaaaagcagaagagtGTGGGAGCTACGGAGCAGTCAGGCTGAGGTGTGTGTCAGGCAAGAAGATGAGGCTGCTTCTGCGGGAGACTATGCTAAGGCCAGTGGAGAAGCAAGAGGTGATTGTGAGCAGGGAGCATGGCATTCCAAAGTGCAGAGTCCCCATTCCTGGCGGTTTTGGTGCTGTTCTATGGTTAGGGCTCCACAGTAGTGGTGGAGAGGGGCAAGCCAAGGGACCTCGTGTTCCTGGCTttgtgccaagtgtttgacagtGTCCCACATGACATCCTTGTCTGTGCGTCAGAGAGGCACGGATTGGATGGACGGAGCACGGTGTGGATGAAGCAGATGAGGTGCAGCGGTGCTCTTCAGCAGCCTGTGGGTGTTTTTCCATTTGGTGCTTCCGTGGTGTTGGGCAAAGACTGGCAGTGTTTttgctcagaggctgctgcaggatgctgcttGGGCAGGGGCCATTGAGACGTGTGGTCGGGGGCTATTTCGAGCAGGGCTTGGAGTCTGTGTTGGGTGGAGATGGCTTTCCCCTGTGGCAGAGAGTGGTTGGGgtgctggagagaggagaggcagTGGCAAGTGTTTTGTCATAAGTCTTTATTTGCCGTGGCATAAATAAGTGAAGaggtataaaaataaatacataagtgattagataaattatataaataaacaaataaataaacatagaAGTCAAGAAATGAATGGAGAAGGTCTTTTGTCCATATGAGTAGGAGCAGCTGAATGGCTGGAGATGCAGCGGTTGAAGGCTGCGGGTGCCGTGCGgttgctgcagggctgtgtgtggtcCCGGGTGAGAGGAGGCGTGGGGTTGGAGGTGGCTTTGGGGCGTAGGTGTGTCTGGGTGTGTGGGTGTTGGCGCTAGCGGCGCATGGTGCGTGTGAGGTTGTGGAGGTGCTGTAGAGAGGCGCGAGCTTCGAGGCGGACGTGGTCCCAGGCGCAGGCGCTGTGGTTGTGGGCGTGCAGGAAGAGGTGGATGTCCCTGAAGTACTTGTTGATGGCGAGCAGCGGGTTGCGTGGTCCTTTGAAGGGCGCGGCGTTGTCGGGGAGGCATTGCTCCAGGTGGTGGATGTGGTGCTGCAGGTCGTTGAGGAGGTGGTTGCGAGCGTGGCTGGGCCAGTGCTGGCGGGTGCTGTTGGAGCTGAGGGTGTGGAAGAGGTGCTGCAGGATGCGCAGGGCGGTGGCGGCGGCTTGGTGCGGCTGCAGGTTGTCGTGGAGCAGGCTGGCGGGGAAGAAGGGCGGCTGTGTCAGGTGGCAGGGCTGCGTGTGGCCGACAGCCATGTCCTGGAGGAGGCGGAGAGCGTCGCCGGGGAAGGTGTCCTCGTGTGTCCAGAGGTGTtggcaggccaggctgctggccagagcggtgaggaggagcaggagcgcCGGGGCGGCGTGCGGCAGGCGTGGCGCTGTGGCTGTGGGCGCAGGCATGGTGAGTCTGTGGGTGCTGTTGGGTGCTGCcgggcaggaggagcctggtGAGGccggctggtgctgctggtggctgtgcttGGGGTGCCCCCGGGTGCGGGGCTTTGTACGCCAGGCAGCTTTCCCTTCATCGCTTTCTGATTG is a genomic window of Ammospiza nelsoni isolate bAmmNel1 chromosome Z, bAmmNel1.pri, whole genome shotgun sequence containing:
- the LOC132086786 gene encoding interferon-like encodes the protein MPAPTATAPRLPHAAPALLLLLTALASSLACQHLWTHEDTFPGDALRLLQDMAVGHTQPCHLTQPPFFPASLLHDNLQPHQAAATALRILQHLFHTLSSNSTRQHWPSHARNHLLNDLQHHIHHLEQCLPDNAAPFKGPRNPLLAINKYFRDIHLFLHAHNHSACAWDHVRLEARASLQHLHNLTRTMRR